The proteins below are encoded in one region of Candidatus Ozemobacteraceae bacterium:
- a CDS encoding NUDIX domain-containing protein, whose protein sequence is MKKPHRPFFEVGAAVVVHGSRVLLAKRTGGDLDGLWEFPGGKLENGESAAQAVERELVEELNLEVSAHERLLVLEHAYPDKDIRLHFVRCELVDTGNGPTPPVPADHAAWFSPFAFPLADFCPADRLAAGAIPWQALISREE, encoded by the coding sequence ATGAAGAAGCCGCACCGCCCCTTTTTCGAGGTCGGCGCCGCCGTCGTCGTTCACGGGTCGCGCGTCCTGCTGGCGAAACGCACCGGCGGCGATCTCGACGGGCTCTGGGAGTTCCCCGGCGGCAAGCTCGAGAACGGCGAATCGGCCGCCCAGGCGGTCGAGCGCGAGCTCGTCGAAGAGCTCAATCTCGAAGTTTCCGCGCACGAGCGCCTTCTGGTGCTCGAACACGCCTATCCCGACAAGGACATCCGGCTTCATTTCGTCCGGTGCGAGCTTGTCGACACGGGAAACGGCCCCACCCCGCCCGTTCCCGCCGATCACGCGGCCTGGTTCTCGCCCTTCGCGTTTCCGCTGGCCGACTTCTGCCCCGCCGACCGGCTGGCGGCCGGCGCCATCCCCTGGCAAGCCCTGATATCACGAGAGGAGTGA